One window of the Acinonyx jubatus isolate Ajub_Pintada_27869175 chromosome A2, VMU_Ajub_asm_v1.0, whole genome shotgun sequence genome contains the following:
- the CCDC71 gene encoding coiled-coil domain-containing protein 71 isoform X2 yields MDGAETELTHSWRLGIPMCQALICGYPGRSAVPNAMSVVVQHVEEKAVHSWSRISTAGKKALEEALLVFNPMSQDLSATEAQLVAFLQGLRDDGFQPTILRSGDVYGYSSCTANPPSQTKLQARAPTPAATSPPASAPRTAMRLPAGRATLLPMPLSGRLAKASTPALAKHATTNLLLSSLKQSSASRARGAAVGFPAHLYPGVYPAMRLSVVLEALVPLKTPMPCLGAKHKAQSLQLSLADSPLKLRKGPGKRPGNSRPKAPKKGTSKGPKCLTHRGPRARPQQGTMPRKKTCKATGSLSGLQMKSGSALGTRTSQAKAARTLAKAAQAKVARTQARAAKARAKAKAAQMRAKAKAARIRAKAKAARIKAKAKAMRAKAKAVRAKAKAVGSKAKVTQTQSRSRGRPKGSVQTRTARRGQKSHPETVGQKRKRAEEAKDLPPRKRTRLGSRSPKAWLGPGTAKLLKFRAIKVDRRSSDDEVRQRAQRILRVNLSPVIQLQPLLPYSAL; encoded by the coding sequence CTGATTTGCGGATACCCAGGCAGATCTGCAGTGCCTAATGCCATGAGCGTGGTGGTGCAGCATGTGGAGGAGAAAGCTGTGCACTCCTGGTCGCGGATCTCCACGGCAGGGAAGAAGGCCCTGGAGGAGGCGCTGCTTGTCTTTAACCCCATGAGTCAGGATCTCAGTGCCACAGAGGCCCAGCTTGTAGCCTTCCTGCAGGGCCTGCGGGATGATGGCTTCCAACCTACCATCCTGCGCAGCGGTGATGTCTATGGCTATAGTTCATGCACAGCTAACCCCCCAAGCCAGACGAAGCTGCAAGCTcgtgcccccaccccagctgccaCATCACCTCCAGCCAGTGCTCCCCGAACTGCCATGCGACTGCCTGCAGGCCGGGCCACGCTGCTCCCTATGCCACTATCTGGAAGGCTGGCCAAAGCATCCACACCAGCCCTTGCCAAGCACGCTACCACCAACCTGCTGCTGAGCTCCCTGAAGCAGTCAAGTGCCAGCCGTGCCCGGGGTGCAGCAGTGGGCTTCCCTGCCCACCTCTATCCAGGTGTCTACCCTGCCATGCGGCTCTCTGTTGTCCTTGAGGCCCTGGTTCCACTAAAGACTCCCATGCCCTGCTTGGGTGCCAAGCACAAGGCACAGTCACTGCAGCTCTCACTTGCAGACTCTCCCCTGAAGCTGCGCAAAGGTCCAGGGAAGAGACCAGGGAACTCTCGGCCCAAAGCTCCCAAAAAAGGCACAAGCAAGGGCCCCAAATGTCTGACTCATAGAGGCCCCAGGGCCAGACCCCAACAAGGCACTATGCCCCGGAAAAAGACCTGCAAAGCTACTGGGTCCCTCAGTGGCCTACAAATGAAAAGTGGCTCTGCCCTGGGTACCAGAACATCCCAGGCCAAGGCAGCTCGAACACTGGCCAAAGCTGCCCAGGCCAAGGTGGCTCGAACACAGGCCAGAGCTGCCAAGGCCCGGGCAAAAGCCAAGGCAGCACAGATGAGGGCCAAGGCCAAGGCAGCACGGATCAGGGCCAAGGCCAAAGCAGCACGAATCAAGGCCAAAGCCAAGGCTATGCGGGCCAAGGCCAAGGCGGTGCGGGCTAAGGCCAAGGCAGTGGGATCTAAGGCCAAGGTAACTCAGACCCAGTCCAGGAGCAGAGGCAGGCCAAAAGGGTCTGTTCAGACCAGGACTGCAAGAAGGGGCCAGAAAAGCCACCCTGAGACTGTGgggcagaagaggaaaagggCTGAGGAGGCAAAGGATCTTCCTCCCCGGAAAAGAACACGACTTGGGTCCCGATCCCCTAAGGCATGGCTAGGGCCTGGAACAGCAAAGCTGCTGAAATTCCGGGCCATCAAGGTGGACAGGCGGTCCTCAGACGATGAGGTTCGGCAGCGGGCTCAGCGGATCCTCCGTGTGAACCTGTCCCCTGTAATACAGCTCCAGCCATTGCTGCCATACTCAGCACTCTGA